In Eleutherodactylus coqui strain aEleCoq1 chromosome 4, aEleCoq1.hap1, whole genome shotgun sequence, the following are encoded in one genomic region:
- the LOC136624425 gene encoding zinc finger protein 271-like: MPSALHSKNLSSDPSKHVSSSDSLQNVKQNKIYRTDVEHQRVHTEEKPYSCSECGKCFNRKSNLVKHQRIHTLEKPYSCSECGKCFNQKSSLVLHQRIHTGEKPFSCSDCRKGFNRKSNLVLHQRIHTGEKPYSCSECGKCFNQKSSLVLHQIIHTGEKPYSCSECGKCFNRKSNLVLHQRIHTLEKPYSCSECGKCSNNKADIVKHQRIHTGEKPYSCSECGKCFNQKSSLVLHQRIHTVEKTYSCSECGKCFNLKSNLVLHQRIHTGEKPYSCSECEKCFNQKSSLLLHQIIHTGEKPYSCSECGKCFYRKSNLVLHQRNHTVQKPYSCSECAKSFNNKGDLVKHQRIHTGEKPYSCSECGKCFNQKSSLLRHQIIHTGEKPFSCSECGKSFNRKSSLVLHQRIHTG, from the coding sequence atgccctcagcccttcacagcaaaaatcTATCTTCTGATCCTTCTAAACATGTTTcatcttctgattcattacagaatgttaaacaaaataaaatttacAGAACAGATGTTGAAcatcaaagagttcacacagaggagaagccatattcatgttctgagtgtggtaaatgttttaaccgaaaatcaaatcttgttaaacatcagagaattcacaccttggagaagccatattcatgttctgaatgtgggaaatgttttaaccaaaaatcaagtcttgtgttacatcagagaattcacacaggggagaagccattttcatgttctgattgtCGGAAAggttttaaccgaaaatcaaatcttgtgttacatcagagaattcacacaggggagaagccatattcttgttctgaatgtgggaaatgttttaatcaaaaatcaagtcttgttttacatcagataattcacaccggggagaagccatattcatgttctgaatgtgggaaatgttttaaccgaaaatcaaatcttgtgttacatcagagaattcacaccttggagaagccatattcatgttctgaatgtgggaaatgttctaATAATAAAGCAGatattgttaaacatcagagaattcacacaggggagaagccatattcatgttctgaatgtggaaaatgttttaaccaaaaatcaagtcttgtgttacatcagagaattcacacagtggagaagacatattcatgttctgaatgtgggaaatgttttaacctaaaatcaaatcttgtgttacatcagagaattcacacaggggagaagccatattcttgttctgaatgtgagaaatgttttaatcAAAAATCAAGTCTTCTTttacatcagataattcacacaggggagaagccatattcatgttctgaatgtgggaaatgtttttaccgaaaatcaaatcttgtgttacatcagagaaatcacacagtgcagaagccatattcatgttctgaatgtgcaAAATCTTTTAACAATAAAggagatcttgttaaacatcagagaattcatacaggggaaaagccatattcatgttcagaatgtgggaaatgttttaaccaaaaatcaagtcttttgagacatcagataattcacacaggggagaagccattttcatgttctgaatgtgggaaatcttttaaccgaaaatcaagtcttgtattacatcagagaattcatacaggatag